One Salvia miltiorrhiza cultivar Shanhuang (shh) chromosome 6, IMPLAD_Smil_shh, whole genome shotgun sequence genomic window, CAAGACGAAGCTCCTCCAACTCTTGAAGTTGAAATCTCCTCTCCTCCTCACACTTGGGCGATTGCATGTTCACCTTCTTGATTGCCCAATATGCTCTATGCTCCAATCCAACAGGTAAGTGACACATCTTCCCAAAAATCAAGCGATAAGGTGACATGCCAATGGGAGTTTTGTGGTTGTTCGATAAGCCCACAATGCATCGTCTAGTCTTGAACTCCAATCCTTCCTTGATGGATTCACCGTCTTCTCCAAGATTTGCTTTATCTCTCGATTAGAAACTTCGGCTTGCCCGTTTGTTTGAGGATGATAGGGAGTAGCCAATCTATGTTGAACTCCATACTTCCGCATCAAAGCTTCAATCGTGCGGTTGCAAAAATGAGTCCCTTGATCGCTTATCACTGCTCGCGGCACTCCATACCTTGTGAAGATATGAGATTTCAAGAACGCAGCGACCACCTTGGAGTCATTCGTTCTGGTGGCTTTCGCTTCTACCCATTTCGAGACATAGTCGACGGCGAGCAATATGTAGAGATTTTCGAATGAACTCGGAAACGGCCCCATAAAATCCATCCCCCACACATCGAATACCTCACAAAAAATCAGCGGAACTTGAGGCATCTCATCTCGTTTGGAAATGCTCCCGGTCAGTTGACATCTCCCACAGCTTTTGCAAAACAAATATGCACTTCTATTCAACGTGGGCCAGAAGAATCCTGAATCGAGTACCTTCCTAGCTGTCCTCTTTGGGCCAAAGTGTCCTCCACAAGCGAGAGAGTGGCAGTGCAAGAGAATTTCCTGTTGTTCTGCCTCGGGAATGCATCGGCGTATAACTTGATCGGCTCCAACCTTCCACAAATAAGGCTCATCCCAGAAATAATACTTACACTCACTCCTTAGTTTCATCCGCTGCGCCTTTGTGAACAGAGATGGAAATTGTCCAGATGtcaagtaattgacaatatcggcAAACCAAGGTTCGGGATTACCCTTGACAACGATTGAACGTGCTGCTGGCTCGGATAGAGGgctctgtttgggcaaacagacagCTGAACAGGTCTGGATAGCATAAAGATGCTCTTCTGGGAAAGCTTCGTTGATAGGGATCTCATCTTCCTCTTGCTGGACTAAACGACTTAAATGGTCAGCCACATGATTCTCCGCTCCCTTCTTATCCCGAATCTCCCAATCAAACTCCTGCAACAAAAGAATCCATCTAATCAAACGTGGTTTAGACTCCTTCTTTGATAGTAGAAACTtcaatgcggcatggtccgtgtAGACAATTATTTTCGCCCCCAAAAGATATGAACGAAACTTTTCAAAGGCAAAAATAATCGCCAACATCTCTTTTTCTGTTGTTGCATAGTTGCATTGGGCAGGATTCAACGTCTTTGAAGCGTAATAAATTACATGGCTCTCCTTCCCCATCTTTTGTCCAAGCACCGCACCCACAGCATGGTCACTAGCGTCGCACATGAGCTCAAAAGGAAGGTTCCAGTCAGGTGGTTGCATAATCGGAGCCGTGGTCAACTTGGTTTTCAACAAGTCAAATGCCTGCTTGCAGTCGTCTGTTAGGGCAAACGAAACATCATTCTGCAGCAGATGTGTCAATGGTTGCGCGATCTTTGCAAAATCCTTGATGAATCGTCTGTAGAATCCAGCGTGACCAAGAAAACCTCGAATCTCCTTCACATTTTTAGGGTATGGCAGCTTCGCTATCAAATCCACatttgccttgtccacttgaatCCCCCTTTCTGAAACAACATGGCCTAAAACGATGCCCTCCTTGaccataaaatgacacttttcaaaattcaagatcAGATTCTTCTCTACACAACGTGTCAAAACCTTCTCCAAGTTGTCAAGGCAGCCCTCAAACGATGCTCCATAAACTGTAAAATCGTCCATAAAGATCTCGATGCTCTTCTCGatcaaatcagaaaaaatgctcaTCATACATCTTTGGAAAGTGCcaggtgcattgcacaatccaaacGGCATCCTCTTGCAGGCATATGTTCCAAACGGGCAGGTGAAGGTAGTCTTCTCTTGATCTTCTTGGTtgacatgaatttgaaaatagccactatacccatccaagaagcaaaagaaTGATTGTCCAGCCAGGCGCTCCAACATCTGATCAATGAATGGTAGAGGAAAATGGTCCTTGTGAGTGGCTGCATTTAACTTCCGATAATCGATGCACATCCGCCATCCAGTCACAAGACGCATTGGCACCAACTCATTCTTCTCGTTCTCAACCACTTGCAATCCCGACTTCTTTGGAACCATGTGAATCGGGCTCACCCACTTGCTGTCAGAGATAGGATAAATGATTCCCAAAGCGAGAAGCTTTAGAATCTCCTTAAGCACGATCTCCCTCATGTTCGGATTCAACTTCCTCTGCGGATCTCTAACAGGCTTAGCATCCGGCTCCATCAAGATGTAATGTTGACATATGTCAGGGCTTATACCAGTGATGTCCGCCAATGTCCACCCAATAGCCTTCTTGTGCCTCTTAAGCACGGTGATCAACTGCTGCTCCTGGCTTGCGGTCAGATCGCTGCTGATGATGACTGGAAGAGTATCAGCATCCCCCAAGTAGACATACTTCAGATTCAGAGGAAGAGGCTTGAGCTCCAGTTCAGGCGGCTTTTCATCGGATCTCAGCGGTCTGTCGTACGGtatctgtttgggcaaacagaactggCTTCCCGAACTGACCACCTCCGGTTGTGCATATAGAGAcatgatagcctccttgatctCTGCATCGTTCATCCCTTAAGCATCAAAATCTGTCCAACTCTTGATCATAGTGAGCTCCAACTTATCCTGCATGAATTCGGTCTCAAGAAATTCTTGGACAAGAGGGTCAATCATATCAATAGAATAAGCATTTTCAGCATCATTCGGAGTTTTTATGGCATCATCCATACTAAAAGTGTATTTCTCCCCATGATAATCCAGACAAATCATGCCATTACTAACATCTATGATCGACTTTGCAGTTCTTAAGAACGGACGACCTAAAAGGACTCCCGTTGAACCCTTAGATTGCACTCCACAAATCCTCACCACATAGAAATcggcaggataaacaaaattattcacaCTCACAAGAACATGCTCAAGCAAACCCTCGGGATAAACACAAGACCTATCGGCTAACTGAATGACCACTCTAGTGTCTACCAATTCTACACCCGACAATCTATTGTAAACAGTGAGAGGCATAACATTGATAGACGCTCCTAAGTCACACATAGCATTCTCGATCCTAGTATCACCAATGTAAATGGGGAGAGAAAACATACCAGGATCTTTGCACTTGGCGGGTAACTCCTTCTTGAGTGCAGCTGAGACGTTCTCACCCATCACAATCTTACCAGTTGCCTTGGACTTTCCAGTTATGAAGTCCTTCACAAATTTCCCAAAATGAGGGATTTTCAACGCTTGCAAGAATGGAAGATTCACTTCAAGTTTGCCAAAGATCTTCACAAAATCAATGAGTTCATCTTCCGGCTTCTTCCTCGCCAATCTTCCTGGAAAGGGGACTGATGTTGCAACTTTGGGATCATGTGAGCTCAAATGTTTAGAGAGCTTGGTCTGCTCTTCTTCGTTGGATTCAAGTACTGCTCATTTCCCTTTCTGCTCAGCTGTCGGCCCCTTGgtctgtttggccaaaccggGCTGTTCTACCTGCTGAATGACTGAATCCTTTGTGCCAACAGAACGCTCGAATTCCTCCACACGAAATTCGACTCCAGAATCGGCCTGCGGTCCATCTTGAGAGTTCTGGGGTGTCGGTCCGTCCAACTCTGTACCGCTCCTCAAGGTGATCTTGTTGACATTCTCCTTGGGATTCACATGAACTTGAGATGGCAAAGCTCCATTATTTCCCTTAAGCTGATTCATGGATGTGGCGAGCTGAGACATCTGACGGGATAGTCCTTCGATTtgcaccttctgctcggcttgagattgttgaagctgttgcacattattttgcagaaattgTTGGTTGCCAATCaaatccgccatcatctcctcaagtgacttgccttgcttctcgggaggatgttgctgagcttgtggagcttgataccccgtcctttgatgtgAAGGACGATAGTTTTGCTGCTTTGGCTGCTGCATCGTTAGTGGTTGCTTCGGCTCGGGATCTCTCCATCGGAAATTgggatggtttctccatggagcattgtgattgttcgcgtactggtcccgtttgggcaaatgggGCAGTGGCGCGTCACAGCTGTAAAAATTGTGGGAAGAATTTGCATGGGCTTGATACTCTTCCTCATCCCCTGTGCATTGCAAACTCGTGTGGCCTGAATTACCGCATGCTCCACATGGCTTTTCTGTCAGTTGTCCAGCGGTTGCAACCTTCTCCACCACAGTACTCAACATTCTCTCCAATTTCCCCATCCTTGCTTCGAACTTCTCCTCAAATTCTGATGAACTagcttgagcagctttcttgagcagttggatgCGCGGCTCCTCATATTTCCTCGTAgcttccaccaagtgttgaattaatCTTTTGGCTTCACTCACCGTGTTTTGGGAAAATCCCCCTCCACTTGCTGAGTTCACCAAATTCTTAGTGTCAACGGTCATCCCTTGGTAGAAATACTGCAACAAGTCACCCTCGAAAAACTTGGGGTTTGGGCAACTATCCACCAATCTCCTAAATCCGGTCCAGTAGGCGCTTAACGATTCATCATACTCCTGCTTTGCACCACTGATCTCCTTCTTCAGCGCGttcgtcttggtgggagggaaaaagtgctccaggaatagccttttcatctccgcccatgtagtgatagaatacggtgggagactcgcgaaccaagagttcgcctctgctaTCATGGTGAAGGAAAAAACAGCTAATTtgaagtgttcctccgttacatcagtggggcgcttctgtaccttgcagatcttgatgaattcgctcaggaaattatatggatCTTCTCCTTTCTTCTCGTAGTACTTAGGAAGAACATTAAGCAATCCAAGCTTAATTTCTATAGCAGTAGCAGCCGCCGGCATCCGGATCGGGGTTGGGGGGGTCATCAGCTTCATGGCTGGAGAGATCGCACAGTCtcggatcgtcagccatgtcactCTCAATACTTGCAACCGAAATTGAGTCGGTTTCTTCTTCACAGTCTGATTCTGTCTCCGAGTCGTGGtttgtttgggcaaacagaacctcTTCCGCAGCTACAGAACTGGGTTTCTCCTCGACGAACTGTTCTGGTCGAATGGGAAGGTCAGCCTGCGAATCCAGCAGATCTAGTAGCTTCCTCGCCTTCGCCTCCTTCCTTAGCTTCTTcgcggtcttctcaatttcactatcgAAGAGGAGGTTTGgcttggacgatctgctcataaacaaagaaaaaaaatagacaaagggaaaagaattaattaacaccgctccccggcaacggcgccaatttggtggacgtcgccaaccaccaaataattcctgc contains:
- the LOC130991003 gene encoding uncharacterized protein LOC130991003, whose protein sequence is MTVDTKNLVNSASGGGFSQNTVSEAKRLIQHLVEATRKYEEPRIQLLKKAAQASSSEFEEKFEARMGKLERMLSTVVEKVATAGQLTEKPCGACAEQKVQIEGLSRQMSQLATSMNQLKGNNGALPSQVHVNPKENVNKITLRSGTELDGPTPQNSQDGPQADSGVEFRVEEFERSVGTKDSVIQQVEQPVPFPGRLARKKPEDELIDFVKIFGKLEVNLPFLQALKIPHFGKFVKDFITGKSKATGKIVMGENVSAALKKELPAKCKDPGMFSLPIYIGDTRIENAMCDLGASINVMPLTVYNRLSGVELVDTRVVIQLADRSCVYPEGLLEHVLVSVNNFVYPADFYVVRICGVQSKGSTGVLLGRPFLRTAKSIIDVSNGMICLDYHGEKYTFSMDDAIKTPNDAENAYSIDMIDPLVQEFLETEFMQDKLELTMIKSWTDFDA